A genomic segment from Nicotiana tabacum cultivar K326 chromosome 7, ASM71507v2, whole genome shotgun sequence encodes:
- the LOC107809103 gene encoding 3-ketoacyl-CoA synthase 20, translated as MGDESNGKVSIEAQERSSYNNKLPNFLLSVKLKYVKLGYHYLISHVMYLCLVPILGAVSVHLSTLTVEEVVQLWYQLKFNLVTVLLCSALMVFLATLYFMTRPRKVYLVDFSCYKPKPDFMCPKELFMERSKEAGIFIDENLAFQKKILERSGLGQKTYFPEALLKVPPNPCMAEARKEAEMVMFGAIDELLEKTGVKAKDIGILVVNCSLFNPTPSLSAMIVNHYKLRGNIMSYNLGGMGCSAGLISIDLAKQMLQVHPNSYALVVSMENITLNWYFGNNRSMLVSNCIFRMGGAAILLSNKSSDRRRSKYQLIHTVRTHKGADDKSYSCVFQEEDDNKKIGVALSKDLMAVAGEALKTNITTLGPIVLPMSEQLLFFITLVARKVFKMKIKPYIPDFKLAFEHFCIHAGGRAVLDELEKNLELSQWHMEPSRMTLYRFGNTSSSSLWYELAYTEAKGRIKKGDRTWQIAFGSGFKCNSAVWCALRTINPAKEKNPWMDEIDEFPVQVPRVVTINDS; from the exons ATGGGAGATGAATCAAATGGAAAAGTTTCAATTGAGGCTCAAGAAAGAAGTAGTTATAATAACAAACTTCCTAATTTTCTCCTATCAGTTAAGCTCAAATATGTAAAACTTGGCTACCATTATTTGATTAGCCATGTTATGTATTTGTGTCTTGTTCCAATTTTAGGTGCTGTTTCTGTTCATCTTTCTACACTTACTGTAGAAGAAGTTGTCCAATTATGGTACCAACTCAAATTCAATCTTGTCACAGTTCTTTTATGCTCAGCTCTTATGGTTTTCTTGGCTACACTTTATTTTATGACTAGGCCAAGAAAAGTGTACCTAGTCGATTTTTCGTGTTACAAACCTAAACCAGATTTTATGTGTCCTAAGGAATTATTTATGGAAAGATCAAAAGAAGCTGGAATTTTTATCGATGAAAATTTGGCATTTCAGAAAAAAATATTGGAGAGGTCAGGTTTAGGTCAAAAGACATATTTTCCAGAAGCACTTTTGAAAGTACCACCAAATCCTTGTATGGCTGAGGCAagaaaagaagctgaaatggtTATGTTTGGTGCAATTGATGAATTGTTAGAGAAAACTGGTGTTAAGGCTAAAGATATTGGGATTCTTGTGGTGAATTGTAGTTTGTTTAATCCAACTCCATCACTTTCTGCTATGATTGTTAATCATTATAAGCTTAGAGGAAATATTATGAGTTATAATCTTGGTGGTATGGGCTGTAGTGCTGGATTAATTTCAATTGACCTTGCCAAGCAGATGCTACAG GTACATCCCAACTCTTATGCACTAGTAGTCAGTATGGAAAACATAACACTCAATTGGTACTTTGGCAACAACAGATCAATGCTTGTTTCAAATTGCATTTTCAGAATGGGTGGTGCTGCAATTTTACTATCAAATAAATCCTCAGATCGTCGTCGTTCAAAATATCAACTCATTCACACAGTACGTACACACAAAGGTGCAGATGACAAAAGCTATAGTTGTGTATTTCAAGAAGAAGATGACAACAAAAAAATTGGTGTAGCATTGTCCAAAGACCTAATGGCTGTAGCAGGAGAGGCTTTAAAAACAAACATCACAACTCTCGGGCCAATAGTCCTTCCTATGTCCGAACAACTACTATTTTTCATCACATTAGTCGCGAGAAAAGTTTTCAAGATGAAAATTAAACCGTATATACCAGATTTTAAGTTGGCGTTCGAGCATTTCTGTATTCATGCAGGTGGAAGGGCGGTGTTGGACGAGTTAGAGAAGAATCTTGAGTTAAGTCAATGGCATATGGAACCCTCAAGAATGACATTATATAGGTTTGGAAATACTTCAAGTAGTTCATTGTGGTATGAATTGGCATATACTGAAGCTAAAGGAAGGATTAAGAAAGGAGATAGAACATGGCAAATTGCATTTGGATCAGGTTTTAAATGTAACAGTGCAGTGTGGTGTGCACTTAGGACAATTAATCCTGCTAAGGAGAAGAATCCATGGATGGATGAGATTGATGAATTCCCAGTTCAAGTACCTAGAGTTGTAACAATCAATGATTCCTAA
- the LOC107781974 gene encoding U-box domain-containing protein 43 — protein sequence MAELVPIGTILAVISSQVMKTALAANDVLFEKESFKVLGNYLLDIEPVLKELQLQKLNDSPAARQALESLEADLKKANDLVEKYKNRARFYLLVKCRNIVKEVQDVTRDIGKSLAALSLVNIEVLSGISEEVNRLQNEMQRANFEASQSCLQIVNKLNQGLSDQIHDQEFANNILNEIARAAGVPVEPAEITKELDNFKKEKEEAAYRKERAEVLFLNQVIELLSRADAARDYEEVRSQYFQRVSIIEGYDPKEEYIQPFKALFCCITGTIMVDPVSLCTGTACERASLQAWFDSGEKTDPETGEELQDLSFRPNLQLRQLIEEWKELNYCIKIRACKGKLLSEVDALIEESLVQMQELMKENSINKEWVTIGGLTKIVISKLGSLHKGYLQDKAMVSLKEAVEGHARNKDVFVENQGLENVVTCYGTDSTISGAAIELIYEVLQDRPGWNLAYCQMLSQQSNAILLLVSFLKSQAGPLAEKVEEILAKLCDEEEENIVKAAREGWYGPLIDRLHHGSASSRMSIVRATLGLELGDEDMKLLGEKGVIPPLLEMASGNIESKELSLSALVKLSSFYGNKILIAEAGGVPIILKLMISSHVRSVIIAKCCEVLANLSGNGDGVKFLIDETGNQLVLEPVIAYLLAFQQNLTSSDIVRRHALRALLGICQSEAGLVKSAVLSAGGVSVVLPLLDDLNQEIRETAINLLFLFSQHEPEGVVEYLLKPRRLEALVGFLENDNKGDVQMAAAGLLANLPKSETSLREKLIELGGLKAIVNILKTGTMEAKENALSALFRFTDPTNLESQRNVVELGTYPVLVNILKANSITAEARAAALLTDLSMRSHELSVGSKKASCFCIGRARAPICPAHGGACSVSKTFCLLEANALPDLVKLLKEKIHATSYEAIQTLSTLVREESPHRGAYVLHKEDAISPTIEVLNWGSESLKGEALGLLEKVFMSREMVDLYGPTARLHLARLTGGRIYEDGHLQRKAARVLLLIDRQSRSSRSLVAGISG from the exons ATGGCGGAGTTGGTTCCAATTGGGACTATTTTAGCTGTGATTAGCAGTCAAGTAATGAAAACAGCTCTAGCTGCGAACGATGTATTATTTGAGAAGGAGAGTTTTAAGGTTCTGGGAAATTACCTTTTGGACATTGAGCCTGTCTTGAAAGAATTGCAGTTACAAAAGTTAAACGATTCGCCTGCTGCAAGGCAAGCTTTAGAATCCCTTGAAGCTGATTTAAAGAAGGCTAATGACTTGGTCGAAAAATACAAAAACCGAGCCCGTTTTTACTTGCTAGTCAAGTGTAGGAACATTGTCAAGGAGGTACAGGATGTTACGAGGGACATTGGAAAATCTTTAGCCGCACTATCCCTTGTCAACATTGAAGTCTTGTCGGGGATTTCAGAAGAGGTAAATAGGCTGCAGAATGAGATGCAAAGAGCTAACTTTGAGGCTTCTCAGTCGTGTCTCCAAATTGTTAACAAGTTAAACCAAGGTCTATCCGATCAGATACACGATCAGGAATTTGCTAACAATATTCTCAACGAAATAGCAAGGGCTGCTGGCGTACCAGTGGAGCCTGCAGAGATAACGAAAGAGCTAGATAATttcaagaaagagaaagaagaagctGCTTACCGGAAAGAGAGAGCTGAAGTCTTATTTCTGAATCAAGTTATTGAGCTGCTCTCTCGAGCCGATGCTGCACGAGATTATGAGGAAGTCAGAAGCCAGTACTTCCAGAGAGTTAGCATTATAGAAGGATATGACCCTAAAGAAGAATATATTCAGCCATTTAAAGCTTTATTTTGTTGTATAACTGGAACTATAATGGTAGATCCTGTAAGCCTATGCACGGGTACTGCCTGTGAACGAGCGTCTCTCCAAGCCTGGTTCGATTCAGGGGAGAAAACTGATCCCGAAACAGGTGAAGAACTGCAGGATTTATCGTTCAGGCCGAACCTCCAATTGAGACAGTTAATCGAGGAGTGGAAAGAGCTCAACTATTGCATCAAAATCAGGGCTTGCAAGGGGAAATTGCTTTCTGAAGTGGATGCATTAATTGAGGAGTCTCTTGTGCAAATGCAAGAACTTATGAAAGAAAACTCAATAAATAAAGAATGGGTGACAATCGGGGGACTCACCAAAATTGTCATCTCTAAGCTTGGCAGCTTGCATAAAGGATATCTGCAAGATAAAGCGATGGTTTCATTGAAGGAAGCTGTAGAAGGGCATGCTAGAAACAAG GATGTATTCGTTGAGAACCAGGGGCTTGAGAATGTTGTGACATGCTACGGAACAGACTCAACCATTTCAGGCGCTGCAATTGAGCTGATATATGAGGTTCTACAAGATCGGCCTGGTTGGAACTTGGCTTATTGCCAGATGCTTTCTCAGCAGTCCAATGCAATCTTGCTTCTCGTCTCTTTTCTCAAAAGTCAGGCTGGGCCATTAGCTGAGAAAGTAGAAGAAATCTTGGCTAAGCTTTGTGATGAGGAAGAAGAGAACATTGTTAAGGCTGCTCGAGAGGGATGGTATGGACCACTTATTGATAGGTTGCATCATG GATCAGCATCTTCAAGAATGTCAATTGTTAGAGCAACTCTTGGATTGGAACTCGGGGATGAAGATATGAAGCTCCTTGGGGAAAAAGGGGTGATCCCTCCTCTGCTTGAGATGGCATCTGGAAATATTGAATCAAAAGAACTGTCATTATCTGCACTTGTGAAACTATCAAGTTTTTATGGCAATAAGATACTTATAGCTGAGGCTGGAGGTGTTCCTATCATTTTAAAGCTAATGATTTCATCTCATGTACGTTCAGTTATTATCGCTAAGTGCTGTGAAGTTCTTGCTAATCTTTCTGGCAATGGTGATGGAGTTAAGTTCTTGATTGATGAAACTGGAAACCAGCTTGTACTAGAGCCTGTAATCGCATACTTGCTCGCTTTTCAACAGAATCTCACATCCTCGGACATTGTTCGTAGGCATGCTTTGCGTGCACTATTAGGAATCTGTCAATCTGAAGCTGGACTTGTCAAGTCAGCAGTTCTCTCTGCCGGTGGTGTTTCAGTGGTCCTTCCCCTTCTCGATGATTTGAACCAGGAAATAAGAGAAACAGCAATaaatcttcttttccttttctcacAGCACGAGCCAGAGGGGGTCGTTGAGTATCTTCTTAAGCCAAGAAGGCTTGAGGCTTTAGTTGGTTTTCTTGAGAATGATAACAAAGGTGATGTGCAGATGGCTGCAGCCGGTTTACTGGCCAACCTTCCGAAATCAGAAACTTCACTCAGAGAGAAACTCATTGAATTAGGTGGACTGAAAGCCATTGTTAACATCTTAAAAACCGGAACAATGGAAGCTAAGGAAAATGCTCTCAGTGCCCTCTTCAGGTTCACAGATCCAACAAACCTCGAGTCTCAACGTAATGTGGTTGAACTTGGAACATATCCTGTACTTGTAAATATTCTCAAAGCTAATTCAATAACAGCAGAAGCAAGAGCAGCAGCACTCTTAACTGATCTATCAATGCGAAGTCATGAACTCAGTGTCGGATCCAAGAAAGCTTCTTGTTTCTGTATTGGCCGAGCACGTGCTCCTATCTGTCCTGCACACGGGGGTGCCTGTAGTGTGAGCAAAACATTTTGTCTGTTAGAGGCAAATGCATTGCCTGATCTGGTTAAacttttaaaagaaaagatacaCGCCACGTCCTATGAGGCAATTCAAACGCTCTCTACTTTGGTTCGAGAAGAGTCTCCTCATAGAGGAGCCTATGTGCTGCACAAGGAGGATGCGATTTCACCAACAATAGAAGTTCTAAACTGGGGATCAGAATCTTTGAAAGGTGAAGCTTTAGGGCTGCTGGAAAAAGTATTTATGTCAAGGGAAATGGTTGATCTCTACGGGCCAACTGCTCGACTACATCTTGCGCGTTTAACAGGAGGTAGAATTTATGAAGATGGACATCTCCAAAGGAAAGCTGCTAGAGTCTTGTTACTTATCGATCGCCAATCCAGATCATCTAGGTCTCTTGTTGCAGGAATATCTGGTTGA